One segment of Tenrec ecaudatus isolate mTenEca1 chromosome 1, mTenEca1.hap1, whole genome shotgun sequence DNA contains the following:
- the KLHL21 gene encoding kelch-like protein 21: MERPAPLAVLPFSDPAHALSLLRGLSQLRAERKFLDVTLEAAGGRDFPAHRAVLAAASPYFRAMFAGQLRESRAERVRLHGVPPDMLQLLLDFSYTGRVAVSGDNAEPLLRAADLLQFPAVKEACGAFLQQQLDLANCLDMQDFAEAFSCAGLASAAQRFILRHVGELGAEQLERLPLARLLRYLRDDGLCVPKEEAAYQLALRWVRADPPRRAAHWPQLLEAVRLPFVRRFYLLAHVEAEPLVARCPPCLRLLREARDFQAARYDRHDRGPCPRMRPRPSTGLAEILVLVGGCDQDCDELVTVDCYNPQTGQWRYLAEFPDHLGGGYSIVALGNDIYVTGGSDGSRLYDCVWRYNSSVNEWTEVAPMLKAREYHSSSVLDGLLYVVASDSTERYDHTADSWEALQPMTYPMDNCSTTACRGRLYAIGSLAGKETMVIQCYHPDTDLWSLVDCGQLPPWSFAPKTVTLNGLMYFIRDDSAEVDVYNPVKNEWDKIPSMNQVHVGGSLAVLGGKLYVSGGYDNTFELSDVVEAYDPETRAWSVVGRLPEPTFWHGSVSIFRQFMPQVPSGGRSFELDTGRQEVNLGRLQPPPNLDGLH; the protein is encoded by the exons ATGGAGCGGCCGGCGCCCCTGGCCGTGCTGCCCTTCTCCGACCCAGCGCACGCCCTGAGTCTGCTGCGTGGCTTAAGCCAGCTACGCGCCGAGCGCAAGTTCCTGGACGTCACCCTggaggcggcgggcgggcgcgacTTCCCGGCGCACCGGGCCGTGCTGGCAGCCGCCAGCCCCTACTTCCGCGCCATGTTCGCCGGGCAGCTGCGCGAGAGCCGCGCGGAGCGTGTGCGGCTCCACGGCGTGCCGCCCGACATGCTGCAGCTGCTGCTGGACTTCAGCTACACGGGCCGCGTGGCAGTGAGCGGCGACAACGCCGAGCCCCTGCTGCGCGCCGCCGACCTGCTGCAGTTCCCGGCCGTGAAGGAGGCGTGCGGCGCGTTCCTGCAGCAGCAACTTGACCTGGCCAACTGCCTGGACATGCAGGACTTCGCCGAGGCCTTCAGCTGTGCGGGGCTGGCGAGCGCGGCGCAGCGCTTCATCTTGCGCCACGTGGGCGAGCTGGGCGCCGAGCAGTTGGAGCGGCTGCCGCTTGCGCGCCTGCTGCGCTACCTGCGCGACGACGGGCTGTGCGTCCCCAAGGAGGAGGCCGCCTACCAGCTGGCGCTGCGCTGGGTGCGCGCCGACccgccgcgccgcgccgcgcaCTGGCCGCAGCTGCTGGAGGCCGTGCGCCTGCCCTTCGTGCGCCGCTTCTACCTGCTGGCGCACGTCGAGGCCGAGCCCCTGGTGGCCCGCTGCCCGCCCTGCCTGCGCCTGCTGCGTGAGGCGCGCGACTTTCAGGCGGCTCGCTACGACCGCCACGATCGCGGGCCCTGCCCCCGCATGCGTCCTCGCCCTTCCACCGGCCTCGCCGAGATCCTCGTGCTCGTGGGCGGCTGCGACCAGGACTGCGACGAGCTGGTCACCGTCGACTGCTACAACCCACAGACCGGCCAGTGGCGCTACCTGGCGGAGTTCCCCGATCACCTGGGCGGGGGCTACAGCATCGTGGCTCTGGGCAACGACATCTACGTAACGG GCGGGTCTGATGGCTCTCGGCTCTACGACTGTGTGTGGCGGTACAACTCGAGCGTGAACGAGTGGACGGAGGTGGCGCCCatgctgaaggccagagagtaccACAGCTCCTCAGTGCTGGACGGGCTGCTCTACGTGGTGGCCTCGGACAGCACGGAGCGGTacgaccacactgcagactcctgGGAGGCCCTGCAGCCCATGACCTACCCTATGGACAACTGCTCCACCACCGCCTGTCGTGGCCGGCTGTACGCCATTGGCTCCCTGGCGGGCAAGGAGACCATGGTCATTCAGTGCTACCACCCGGACACGGACTTGTGGTCCCTGGTAGACTGCGGCCAGCTCCCGCCCTGGTCCTTTGCCCCCAAGACTGTGACGCTGAATGGGCTCATGTACTTCATCAG GGACGACTCGGCCGAGGTGGATGTCTATAACCCAGTGAAGAATGAGTGGGACAAGATCCCTTCCATGAATCAG GTGCATGTCGGGGGCAGTCTGGCCGTGTTGGGCGGGAAGCTCTACGTCTCTGGCGGCTACGACAACACATTTGAACTCTCGGACGTGGTGGAGGCATACGACCCAGAGACTCGGGCATGGAGTGTGGTGGGGCGGCTCCCGGAGCCCACCTTTTGGCACGGCAGCGTCAGCATCTTCCGCCAGTTCATGCCCCAGGTGCCTTCGGGCGGGCGCAGCTTTGAGCTGGACACTGGTCGTCAGGAGGTGAACTTAGGTCGGCTGCAGCCACCACCGAACCTGGACGGGCTGCACTAG